A section of the Pseudomonas lini genome encodes:
- the zapE gene encoding cell division protein ZapE, which produces MNVDSPLSAWQHAIEQKGFVQDEAQEHAVWALQKCHEALHENHTPVTGVYLWGPVGRGKTWLMDQFYQNLRVPARRQHFHHFMGWVHQRSFQLTGTADPLKALARELSQEVRVLCFDELFVNDIGDAIILGRLFQVMFEQGVVVVCTSNQPPDQLYADGFNRDRFVPAITAIKQHMQVIAVDGGEDHRLHPGAGLQRYWVNVPGQPGALSEVFKALTVGQSLSGDPVKVGYRSANVMQASPTVLLCRYAELCEQPFAAMDFMALCDTFSAILLSDVPNLSAQKREGRIARGTEDGVERVVAGDRELPQLSVHDDGVRRFIALVDECYDRKVPLYLEAQVPMEALYTEGYLEFPFRRTLSRLQEMQLKRFAEA; this is translated from the coding sequence ATGAATGTCGACTCTCCCTTAAGCGCCTGGCAACACGCCATCGAACAGAAGGGCTTCGTCCAGGACGAAGCTCAGGAACACGCCGTGTGGGCGCTGCAAAAATGCCACGAAGCCTTGCATGAAAACCACACGCCCGTCACCGGCGTGTACCTCTGGGGCCCGGTTGGGCGGGGCAAGACCTGGTTGATGGATCAGTTCTACCAAAACCTGCGCGTCCCGGCCCGGCGCCAGCACTTTCATCACTTCATGGGCTGGGTGCATCAGCGCTCCTTTCAATTGACCGGCACCGCCGACCCGTTGAAAGCGCTGGCCCGCGAACTGAGCCAGGAAGTGCGGGTGCTGTGTTTCGATGAACTGTTCGTCAACGACATCGGTGACGCGATCATTCTCGGGCGTTTGTTTCAGGTGATGTTCGAGCAGGGCGTGGTGGTGGTCTGCACCTCCAATCAGCCGCCGGATCAGCTGTACGCGGATGGCTTCAACCGTGACCGGTTCGTGCCGGCCATTACCGCAATCAAGCAACACATGCAGGTGATAGCGGTGGATGGCGGGGAAGATCATCGCCTGCACCCTGGCGCCGGTCTGCAGCGTTACTGGGTGAACGTACCGGGTCAACCCGGCGCCTTGAGTGAGGTGTTCAAGGCCTTGACCGTGGGCCAGTCGCTGTCCGGCGATCCGGTCAAGGTCGGCTACCGTTCGGCCAATGTGATGCAGGCCAGTCCAACCGTGCTCTTGTGCCGTTACGCCGAGCTCTGCGAGCAGCCGTTTGCCGCCATGGACTTCATGGCCCTGTGCGATACCTTCAGCGCTATTCTGTTGAGCGACGTGCCCAACCTCAGTGCACAAAAACGCGAAGGGCGCATCGCTCGCGGCACTGAAGACGGTGTCGAGCGGGTGGTGGCAGGCGATCGCGAGTTGCCGCAGTTGTCGGTTCACGACGACGGCGTGCGCCGGTTCATCGCCTTGGTGGATGAATGCTACGACCGCAAGGTGCCGCTGTACCTGGAAGCGCAGGTGCCGATGGAGGCGTTGTACACCGAGGGCTATCTGGAGTTTCCGTTTCGCCGCACCCTTAGTCGTCTGCAGGAAATGCAGCTAAAACGTTTCGCCGAGGCTTGA
- a CDS encoding GNAT family N-acetyltransferase, with product MHTAPTLYTERLILRPLELTDAEAIQQHFPHWDVVRYLNVLVPWPYPADGAMTYLREIALPAMARGEEWHWSIRLKSAPDQLIGNVSLMNEQDNNRGFWLAPQWQGQGLMGEASAAVTEYWFETLGRPLLRVPKAAPNIGSRKLSERTGMRLIHTDEGDFVSGRFPKELWEITREEWLRLR from the coding sequence ATGCACACCGCTCCAACGCTCTACACCGAACGATTGATTTTGCGCCCGCTGGAACTGACCGATGCCGAGGCCATCCAGCAGCATTTCCCCCACTGGGACGTGGTGCGTTATCTGAACGTCCTGGTGCCGTGGCCTTATCCTGCCGACGGCGCGATGACTTATCTGCGTGAAATTGCCCTGCCGGCGATGGCCCGGGGCGAAGAATGGCACTGGTCGATCCGCTTGAAGTCGGCCCCCGATCAACTGATCGGCAATGTCAGCCTGATGAATGAACAGGACAATAACCGCGGCTTCTGGCTGGCCCCGCAATGGCAAGGCCAGGGGTTGATGGGTGAAGCCAGTGCGGCGGTGACCGAGTACTGGTTCGAAACACTCGGTCGGCCGTTGCTGCGCGTGCCGAAAGCGGCCCCGAATATCGGCTCGCGCAAACTCTCGGAACGTACCGGCATGCGTTTGATACACACCGATGAAGGCGATTTTGTCAGCGGGCGATTCCCGAAGGAGCTCTGGGAGATCACCCGCGAAGAGTGGCTGCGCCTCAGATAA
- a CDS encoding DinB family protein, giving the protein MNQPLSHHLLTMAYQNAWANHRLAKAWLQLSPAELAAPRVSFFPSLSATLNHILTCDWFYVDALERELRGDEPHPDCYVFFNEDEPFTHGADLKREQALVDRRLIAYCEQLRDTDLGRIVTIARDTPQHDSRLRMLSHLFEHQIHHRGQVHAMLSGTSVKPPQLDEFFCAGEAKLRAEDFAELGWTEALIWGA; this is encoded by the coding sequence ATGAATCAGCCTTTGTCCCACCATTTGCTGACCATGGCCTATCAGAACGCTTGGGCCAATCACCGACTGGCCAAGGCCTGGCTTCAGCTAAGCCCGGCCGAGCTGGCGGCGCCGCGAGTCAGTTTCTTTCCCAGCCTCAGCGCGACCCTCAATCACATCCTTACGTGCGACTGGTTCTATGTGGATGCACTGGAGCGGGAGTTGCGCGGTGACGAACCGCATCCCGACTGCTACGTATTTTTCAACGAAGACGAGCCGTTCACCCACGGCGCCGATCTCAAGCGCGAGCAAGCCCTGGTGGACCGTCGATTGATCGCCTATTGCGAGCAATTGCGCGACACAGACCTGGGACGGATCGTGACCATCGCGCGCGACACCCCGCAACATGACAGCCGTTTGCGCATGCTGTCCCATTTGTTCGAGCATCAGATTCATCATCGCGGGCAGGTTCACGCGATGCTCAGTGGCACCTCGGTCAAGCCGCCGCAACTGGACGAGTTTTTCTGTGCCGGTGAGGCAAAGTTGAGGGCCGAGGACTTTGCCGAGTTGGGATGGACCGAGGCATTGATCTGGGGCGCTTGA
- a CDS encoding GNAT family N-acetyltransferase codes for MESAEILVLQASYTNPVHAEAICLVLNHYAEDPMGGGHPLPADRLQQLPGELAKRPHAFSVLAFVGGEPAGLVNCFEGFSTFACRPLVNVHDVAVVSKFRGLGLSQKMLHKVEDIARQRGCCKITLEVLEGNAVAQASYGKFGFSPGMFDPAHGRMLFWTKAL; via the coding sequence ATGGAATCCGCAGAAATTCTTGTGCTTCAGGCCAGCTACACCAACCCGGTGCATGCCGAGGCGATTTGTCTTGTATTGAACCACTACGCCGAAGACCCGATGGGTGGCGGTCACCCGTTACCCGCCGATAGGTTGCAACAACTGCCGGGGGAACTGGCCAAACGTCCCCATGCCTTCAGCGTACTGGCGTTTGTCGGCGGCGAGCCGGCAGGGCTGGTGAACTGCTTTGAAGGTTTTTCGACCTTCGCCTGCCGGCCGCTGGTCAACGTGCATGACGTGGCAGTGGTGTCGAAGTTTCGCGGGTTGGGGCTGAGTCAGAAAATGCTGCACAAAGTCGAGGACATCGCGCGTCAGCGCGGCTGCTGCAAAATCACTCTGGAAGTACTGGAAGGCAATGCGGTGGCTCAGGCGTCTTATGGCAAATTCGGTTTTTCGCCAGGCATGTTCGACCCGGCGCACGGGCGGATGCTGTTCTGGACCAAGGCGCTTTAA
- a CDS encoding YqjD family protein, with product MARKIIDQVAEDQIKDQVFSELQALIEESEKLLKSSASLVGEEADTLRGQIAQKLQQARTSVSSVRDRAKPAVEASEIYIGGHPWQTVAISAGFGLVVGLLLGRR from the coding sequence ATGGCCCGCAAAATCATCGATCAAGTCGCCGAGGATCAAATCAAGGATCAGGTCTTCAGCGAACTTCAGGCCCTGATCGAAGAATCGGAAAAACTGCTCAAGAGCAGTGCTTCACTGGTCGGTGAAGAAGCGGACACCCTTCGCGGGCAAATCGCCCAGAAGCTCCAGCAGGCCCGGACTTCAGTCTCCAGCGTGCGTGACCGGGCCAAACCCGCAGTCGAGGCCAGCGAAATCTACATCGGTGGTCATCCCTGGCAAACCGTGGCCATCTCCGCCGGATTCGGTCTGGTGGTGGGGTTGTTGTTGGGCCGGCGTTAA
- a CDS encoding carbon-nitrogen hydrolase family protein, with amino-acid sequence MPKSIVAALQIGALPGGKADTLDQILSWETAIIESGVALVVMPEALLGGYPKGEGFGTQLGYRLPEGREAFARYFDNAIDVPGAETEALAGLSSRTGANLVIGVIERAGSTLYCTALYFDPQAGLVAKHRKLMPTGTERLIWGKGDGSTLPVIDSQVGRIGAVVCWENMMPLLRTAMYAKGVEVWCAPTVDEREMWQVSMRHIAHEGRCFVVSACQVQASPQALGVEIANWPAQRPLIAGGSVIVGPMGDILAGPLRDEAGLLTAEIDTDDLIRARYDYDVVGHYARPDVFELTVDERAKPGVRFI; translated from the coding sequence ATGCCCAAGTCCATCGTTGCTGCCCTGCAAATCGGCGCCTTGCCCGGCGGCAAGGCCGATACCCTCGATCAAATCCTCTCCTGGGAAACCGCCATTATCGAATCCGGTGTCGCACTGGTGGTCATGCCGGAGGCGTTGCTCGGCGGCTATCCAAAAGGCGAGGGTTTCGGCACGCAACTCGGCTATCGGCTGCCGGAGGGGCGGGAAGCATTTGCGCGGTATTTTGACAACGCCATCGACGTGCCGGGTGCCGAGACTGAAGCCTTGGCCGGGTTGTCCTCACGCACTGGCGCCAATCTGGTGATCGGCGTAATCGAGCGCGCGGGCAGCACCTTATATTGCACCGCGTTGTATTTCGATCCGCAGGCCGGGCTGGTCGCCAAGCACCGCAAACTGATGCCCACCGGCACCGAGCGACTGATCTGGGGCAAGGGCGATGGCTCGACCTTGCCGGTGATCGACAGCCAGGTCGGGCGAATCGGTGCCGTGGTGTGCTGGGAAAACATGATGCCGCTGCTGCGCACCGCGATGTACGCCAAAGGCGTGGAGGTCTGGTGCGCGCCGACGGTGGACGAGCGGGAAATGTGGCAGGTCAGCATGCGCCACATTGCCCATGAAGGACGCTGCTTTGTGGTCAGCGCCTGTCAGGTGCAGGCCTCGCCGCAAGCCTTGGGCGTGGAAATCGCCAACTGGCCGGCGCAGCGCCCGTTGATTGCCGGCGGCAGCGTGATTGTCGGGCCGATGGGCGACATTCTCGCCGGGCCGCTGCGTGACGAGGCAGGTTTGCTCACTGCCGAAATCGACACCGACGACCTGATCCGCGCTCGTTACGACTACGACGTGGTCGGGCATTACGCGCGCCCGGACGTGTTTGAGTTGACGGTGGATGAGCGAGCCAAACCCGGCGTACGTTTTATCTGA
- a CDS encoding LEA type 2 family protein encodes MRRLFALSLSLLLLSLSACALFPQHDPLNINVVGIEPLPSQELEVRFAVKLRVQNPNETAIDYNGVALDLEVNGQSLASGVSDQTGSIPRFSEAVIVVPVSVSAFSVLRQTLGLGQTQTLNNLPYVLRGKLAGGVFGTMRFVDRGKLSLPGPTTGTW; translated from the coding sequence ATGCGCAGATTGTTCGCCCTGTCTCTGTCCCTCCTGCTGCTTTCCCTCAGCGCCTGCGCCCTGTTCCCCCAACACGACCCGCTTAACATCAACGTAGTCGGTATCGAGCCGCTGCCAAGCCAGGAACTGGAAGTGCGTTTTGCGGTAAAACTGCGCGTGCAAAACCCCAATGAAACGGCAATCGACTACAACGGTGTAGCCCTGGATCTGGAGGTGAACGGTCAATCACTCGCCTCCGGTGTAAGCGACCAGACGGGCTCGATTCCGCGTTTTTCCGAAGCGGTCATCGTGGTGCCGGTAAGCGTTTCGGCCTTCTCGGTGCTGCGTCAGACCCTCGGGCTGGGACAGACGCAGACACTGAACAATCTGCCGTACGTGCTTCGGGGCAAACTGGCCGGCGGCGTGTTCGGCACAATGCGTTTCGTTGATCGCGGCAAACTCAGCCTGCCGGGGCCGACCACCGGCACGTGGTAA
- a CDS encoding nuclear transport factor 2 family protein has product MSSPASSLAPAIAAYIAAANTRDTSRVASFFAEDANVFDEGQHQVGTQAIAQWMQDTAQRYQPRVEVLDVQLRTGKVLVHNLISGTFPGSPLELRYMFRLNEQGKIARLDISL; this is encoded by the coding sequence ATGTCCAGTCCAGCCTCTTCACTGGCCCCCGCCATCGCCGCCTACATTGCTGCCGCCAATACTCGCGACACGTCGAGGGTTGCCAGTTTTTTCGCTGAGGATGCCAACGTGTTCGACGAAGGGCAGCATCAGGTTGGTACGCAAGCCATCGCCCAATGGATGCAAGACACCGCACAACGTTATCAGCCCCGGGTCGAGGTACTCGACGTTCAGCTGCGCACCGGCAAAGTGCTGGTGCATAACCTGATCTCCGGCACGTTTCCCGGCAGCCCGCTGGAACTGCGCTACATGTTCCGCCTCAATGAACAGGGCAAGATTGCCCGGCTGGATATCTCGCTGTAA
- a CDS encoding alkaline phosphatase D family protein, with product MSLLLGPILQFRGINSNVYNVSALVVLPLGATSPSVKVPGGVSAGKPLAIADIPLLNPQYRVWRIDLKALQDQAVASTYTVKIEGAEANFVVPAEGQSPRMAYVSCNGFSDPKGMEKVDRNNERWEHMWGAHQSKPYHLLLMGGDQVYSDEMRSSVTSMKIWFAKPFADRQKAAYSKVIEADLDKFFARLYLERWKQPEVAKLLSAVPTVMMWDDHDIIDGWGSYDEILHSSPVFQGLFATAKRYFRIFQQQLIQTHPHLKPSADVHPCAIPDTADGFHLGFTGLGELALLVPDLRSERAPDLTTPRAQHTRVISPVSWDAIYAWLGKVKAHKHLLLMSSIPVGYLDLQAAEKALDLISGQQELEDDLRDHWRSLPHRDERKRLIMRLLDFAHAESCKVTLVSGDVHVAGACVIESTLSRHRNDGSGLIYQLISTGVVHPAPPVLAVQFLESIGKHQEQIDYAITGTLLPIGARGRYLIAARNWLAIEPDEDSTGKSRLWANWHVEGLKHCVTQVIDPVKPRAEP from the coding sequence ATGAGTTTGTTACTCGGCCCGATTCTGCAGTTTCGTGGCATCAACAGTAATGTCTATAACGTGTCGGCTCTAGTGGTTTTGCCCTTGGGCGCGACATCACCCAGCGTAAAAGTACCTGGCGGTGTCAGTGCGGGTAAACCGTTGGCCATCGCCGATATCCCGTTGCTCAATCCTCAGTACCGCGTCTGGCGCATCGATTTAAAAGCGCTGCAAGACCAGGCTGTTGCCAGCACTTACACGGTCAAGATAGAGGGCGCGGAGGCTAACTTCGTCGTTCCGGCCGAGGGCCAGTCGCCGCGCATGGCCTATGTGTCGTGCAACGGCTTTTCGGACCCCAAGGGCATGGAGAAGGTGGACCGGAACAATGAGCGTTGGGAGCATATGTGGGGGGCTCATCAAAGCAAGCCCTATCACCTGTTGTTGATGGGGGGCGATCAGGTATACAGCGACGAAATGCGCAGCAGTGTGACGTCGATGAAAATCTGGTTCGCCAAACCCTTCGCCGACCGTCAGAAGGCTGCCTACAGCAAGGTGATCGAAGCCGATCTGGACAAGTTCTTCGCCAGACTCTATCTGGAACGCTGGAAACAGCCTGAGGTCGCGAAGCTGCTCAGCGCCGTTCCGACGGTGATGATGTGGGATGACCATGACATCATCGATGGCTGGGGCTCCTACGATGAGATTCTGCATTCAAGCCCGGTGTTCCAGGGGCTGTTTGCCACGGCCAAACGCTATTTCAGGATTTTCCAGCAGCAACTGATCCAGACTCATCCTCATCTCAAGCCGTCCGCTGATGTTCATCCCTGTGCGATTCCCGACACCGCCGACGGCTTTCACCTCGGGTTCACCGGGCTGGGTGAATTGGCATTGCTGGTTCCTGATTTACGCAGCGAACGTGCGCCGGATTTGACGACCCCACGGGCTCAACACACCCGAGTCATTTCCCCCGTCAGTTGGGATGCGATTTATGCCTGGCTGGGCAAGGTCAAGGCGCATAAGCACTTGCTGCTGATGTCGAGTATTCCCGTGGGTTACCTGGATTTGCAGGCGGCCGAAAAGGCGCTGGACCTGATATCGGGGCAACAGGAACTCGAGGACGATTTGCGCGACCATTGGCGAAGCCTGCCCCATCGAGATGAACGCAAGCGGCTGATCATGCGGTTGCTGGATTTCGCCCATGCCGAGTCATGCAAGGTCACGCTGGTGTCCGGTGATGTTCATGTGGCGGGGGCCTGCGTGATCGAATCGACGCTGTCCCGGCATCGCAATGATGGTTCAGGATTGATCTACCAATTGATTTCGACCGGGGTTGTGCATCCTGCACCGCCGGTGTTGGCGGTGCAGTTTCTGGAGTCCATTGGCAAGCATCAGGAACAGATCGACTACGCCATTACCGGAACCCTGTTGCCCATCGGTGCGCGGGGACGTTACCTGATCGCCGCTCGAAACTGGCTGGCGATAGAGCCGGATGAAGACAGCACCGGCAAAAGTCGGTTATGGGCCAACTGGCACGTAGAAGGTCTCAAACATTGCGTGACCCAGGTGATCGATCCCGTTAAACCACGGGCCGAGCCGTGA
- a CDS encoding Ldh family oxidoreductase, translating to MSAPHDHVSTAVSQNLSFEALTALLEQIFQRHGTSADVAKTLALNCAGAERDGAHSHGVFRIPGYVSTLQSGWVNGQAVPVVEDVASGFVRVDAGNGFAQPALAAARSLLVEKARSAGIAVLAIRNSHHFAALWPDVEPFADEGLVALSVVNSMTCVVPHGADRPLFGTNPIAFAAPRANGDPIVFDLATSAIAHGDVQIAARKGERLPAGMGVDSLGQPTQDPKAILEGGALLPFGGHKGSALSMMVELLAAALTGGNFSFEFDWSNHPGAKTPWTGQLLIVIDPSKSAGQNFAERSQELVRQMHGVGLKRLPGDRRHRQRAKAKVEGIALDAQTLANLRELAGL from the coding sequence ATGTCTGCGCCACACGATCATGTGTCTACTGCGGTTTCGCAAAACCTGTCCTTCGAAGCGCTGACGGCGTTGCTTGAACAGATCTTCCAGCGTCACGGCACCTCAGCCGATGTCGCCAAAACCCTGGCCCTCAACTGCGCCGGCGCCGAGCGCGACGGGGCTCACAGTCATGGCGTGTTTCGCATTCCCGGTTATGTGTCGACGCTGCAAAGCGGCTGGGTTAATGGTCAGGCAGTGCCGGTGGTCGAGGATGTAGCCTCGGGATTTGTCCGGGTTGATGCCGGTAATGGTTTTGCCCAACCGGCCCTCGCGGCGGCGCGGTCCTTGTTGGTCGAGAAGGCCCGCAGTGCCGGCATTGCGGTGCTGGCCATCCGCAATTCCCACCATTTCGCCGCCTTGTGGCCAGATGTCGAGCCGTTTGCCGACGAAGGGCTGGTGGCACTGAGCGTGGTCAACAGCATGACCTGCGTGGTGCCGCACGGTGCCGATCGGCCGCTGTTCGGGACCAACCCGATTGCCTTCGCCGCCCCTCGGGCCAACGGTGATCCGATTGTTTTCGACCTGGCGACCAGCGCCATCGCCCATGGCGACGTACAGATTGCGGCTCGTAAAGGCGAGCGTTTGCCGGCGGGCATGGGTGTGGACAGCCTCGGCCAACCGACCCAAGACCCGAAAGCAATCCTTGAGGGCGGCGCCTTGCTGCCGTTTGGCGGCCACAAGGGCTCGGCGCTGTCGATGATGGTGGAGTTGTTGGCGGCGGCGTTGACCGGGGGCAATTTTTCTTTCGAGTTCGACTGGTCGAACCATCCGGGGGCGAAAACACCCTGGACCGGTCAACTGCTGATTGTGATCGATCCGAGCAAATCGGCGGGGCAGAATTTTGCCGAGCGCAGTCAGGAACTGGTCCGGCAGATGCACGGTGTAGGGCTCAAGCGGTTACCGGGTGATCGACGTCACCGGCAGCGCGCCAAAGCCAAGGTCGAAGGCATCGCGCTCGATGCTCAGACGCTGGCAAATCTGCGGGAACTGGCCGGGCTCTGA
- a CDS encoding YafY family protein, which yields MSRTSRLLTLLQVLRGKSRPVTAATLASELEISERTLYRDIAELTALGAPIFGEAGIGYVLRSGLFLPPLMLNADETEAIVLGLRYVDQRGDEVLSKAAADALAKIAAVLDPAAQEALRNPTVLPGPPGYGYPQNAVPLNVFRQAIRDQAKLHIDYADANQVPSQRLIWPLALGFLNEVRIIVAWCELRSAYRTFRTDRISAASEQGERYPGRRSDLLRTWRKQMQLDEAGRFTPDKN from the coding sequence GTGTCGCGAACCAGCCGTTTACTGACTTTGTTACAAGTGCTTCGGGGCAAAAGTCGTCCGGTGACTGCCGCGACATTGGCCAGCGAACTGGAGATTTCCGAACGCACGCTGTACCGCGACATCGCGGAACTCACCGCTCTCGGAGCGCCGATCTTTGGCGAAGCGGGGATCGGTTATGTGTTGCGCAGCGGCCTGTTCCTGCCGCCCTTGATGCTCAATGCCGATGAAACCGAAGCCATCGTGCTCGGGCTGCGCTACGTGGATCAGCGTGGCGATGAGGTCTTGAGCAAAGCCGCGGCCGATGCCCTGGCGAAAATCGCCGCGGTACTCGACCCGGCGGCCCAGGAGGCCTTGCGCAACCCGACGGTGCTACCGGGCCCACCGGGTTATGGCTATCCGCAAAATGCCGTGCCCTTGAACGTGTTTCGCCAAGCCATCCGCGATCAGGCCAAACTGCACATTGATTATGCGGACGCCAACCAGGTGCCGAGTCAGCGGCTGATCTGGCCACTGGCCCTGGGCTTTCTCAACGAGGTGCGGATCATCGTCGCCTGGTGCGAATTGCGCAGCGCCTATCGCACCTTTCGCACCGACCGGATCTCGGCCGCCAGTGAGCAGGGCGAACGCTATCCGGGGCGGCGCAGCGACCTCTTGCGCACCTGGCGCAAGCAGATGCAACTGGACGAAGCAGGACGTTTCACTCCTGACAAGAACTGA
- a CDS encoding LysR substrate-binding domain-containing protein: MNQMNIATVDLNLLKVFEALHEESSASRAALRLGVTQSAVSAALRRLREVYGDQLFVRTGRGLAPTLKANQLKPVVSDALNKCRQSLAMVDPAAHHYDGRSVTVGLSDDFEIAYGRRLIEEIADRAPKLRLIFRQTHSQIVARALMERSIDLAITAGGFAERLLSRQVLGEGDYLCLVDPLSLTEGQETLSLEAFVAREHILVSSGGFIGITDEGLAALGLSRRVCASTTHFAALPHLLKGSQAVATIPAHAAQSIAALSGLALLPCPLALPRYPIELGWRTSTQLDPVVLKVREAIIATFSHP, encoded by the coding sequence ATGAACCAAATGAATATCGCAACCGTCGATCTCAACTTGCTCAAAGTCTTCGAAGCCCTGCATGAAGAATCCAGCGCCAGCCGTGCCGCGCTGCGTCTGGGCGTGACGCAATCGGCGGTCAGCGCGGCGTTGCGTCGATTGCGAGAGGTGTATGGCGATCAGTTGTTCGTGCGCACCGGTCGAGGTCTTGCGCCGACGCTCAAGGCCAACCAGTTGAAACCGGTGGTCAGTGATGCGCTGAACAAATGCCGCCAGAGCCTGGCGATGGTCGATCCGGCTGCGCATCATTACGACGGGCGTTCGGTGACGGTGGGTTTGTCGGATGATTTCGAAATCGCCTACGGGCGAAGATTGATTGAAGAGATCGCTGATCGCGCGCCGAAACTGCGCCTGATCTTTCGCCAGACCCATAGCCAGATCGTCGCCCGGGCCTTGATGGAACGCAGCATCGATCTGGCGATCACGGCAGGCGGATTTGCCGAGCGTTTGCTCAGTCGTCAGGTGCTGGGTGAAGGCGATTATCTGTGCCTGGTGGACCCCCTCAGTCTGACCGAGGGACAGGAAACTCTCAGCCTTGAAGCGTTCGTCGCCCGCGAGCACATCCTGGTGTCATCGGGCGGTTTTATCGGGATCACCGATGAAGGCCTGGCGGCGTTGGGCCTGAGTCGGCGGGTATGCGCGTCGACTACGCACTTTGCCGCGTTGCCGCATCTGCTCAAGGGCAGCCAGGCGGTGGCGACTATTCCGGCCCATGCGGCTCAAAGTATCGCCGCGCTTAGCGGACTGGCGTTGCTGCCCTGCCCTTTGGCGTTGCCACGCTACCCGATCGAGCTGGGTTGGCGTACCAGCACACAGCTCGATCCGGTGGTGCTGAAAGTGCGCGAGGCGATTATCGCGACTTTTTCCCACCCGTAG